The Anas platyrhynchos isolate ZD024472 breed Pekin duck chromosome 1, IASCAAS_PekinDuck_T2T, whole genome shotgun sequence genomic sequence AGGATCTGTGTTTAAAACTAAATAACCTGATAGGTTTTTCCAAAATGTTAAGACCAGTGATACCTGTTGATTCACCAGCAAGCACTGAGAGCTCTGAACTTCTGGGAAAAATAAGGCTCTTATTTCACTAATAGGAGGacaaaaaatacagcataaaaATTCAATGTGACCTCTCTTCCAACAGAGTTTGTCCAGGTGGATGTATCCCTGCTGCAGTGAATAATTTGACATTTCTCCTATGCCATGAGGAGAATGCTTCCTCTTCTGTGGTTGCTgggtttttcacttttttccatTCTGGAGGGAAAGCTGGTGTCAGAACCCCCCTCTctgggggggaagagggagtACGGCCACATACAGCATAGCATGAACTTCTACTATCATTATAAATCTTTCTTAACAGgtcctttgaaaaacaaagatgaagGCGTGCtgttctctcctcctcctcggtTTGGTCTGTGTGCAGCTCAAAGCCAACCCTGGAGTCAAAGTGAGGCTCACCCAGAAGGGCCTGGAGTACGGTATGTGAGCTGTTTTCAGAAGCATGCAGTGATATTGCATTCAATCCCTACATGATGAGCATCTTTAGTAGTAAAGGCAGTGGGAGGAAATGAGCTAGTCACAGGctgtaaagaaaaggaagtcTTAAGAGCACAATAATGCATTCCCGTGTCAAATTCCCATCAAATGGAAGCAAGCGTTGTTTTAAAGTCTCCTAAAATGGTATCATATAAATTTAAACTCACTGCCAGTATCGAAGGTAACTGAACTATCACTTTCATCCTGTAGCCAAGGAGGTTGGGCTGGAGATCCTGAAGCAGAACATGGAGAAGGAACGTTTCCCTGATTTGACTGGCTATGAGAAATTTGGGCTTGGTAATGTCAAATACAACATCTCAAGGTAAGTAACAATTCTACAAAGTACGTTTTCTAATATAAAAGTTAGATGTTACTGCTATATTTAGCACTGTACATGCATTATGATGGGAATGTTGATGTGTTTTACGTTAACTATCACTTAAAGGAATACACATGTGGCTTTCATCCAAACCATGATGAAGTCGAAGCAAAAGCTATTGATTTCTCTTTAGATAAAATTATCTGGTCTATCTTAGTCAGCTAAGCTCTTGCAATGATCAGCAGAGAAAGATTCACATACCCGGAGGGTGGTTACACCTGTGCTGTAGACTCCTATTTTAGGATGAGATTAAATGTCCTCTTCAGGTGTCAGTTTTTCTACACTGACCACAGAGAGTCCAGAGAAACAGCTTACCCCAGACATCCAGCCTCCAGGTGGCTGGAGTGGAGCAGAGTAGAAGCTGGATCAGAACTAGCTGCAGATCATGAATACATCTGTAAGAACGGATTTTAAATTGGTGCACAACATGACTTAGCTACTGTCCAGGTAGCTGTCCCCACCAGTTTTGTCACTGGAGTTACAGACTCCCTGGAACAGCTGCTGGAAGAAAGGGCATCAGCACTGCATTGTGCTTGTTGGTGGTTGTACTTGCTGGAACCACCAGGACATCCACCTAAATAAATGATCCCACTCTGTAGTATGATTCTGAACACCTGTACACATACCATGTAGCAGATGCCAAGTCTTTTGAAGGCTGCCAGCCTTAAGATGCACAAAAGATGCAGAAATACTGTATGATTTGAAATAGTAAAATAGGAAAAGTTGCAGAACATTTGGGGTCCTCATGCATAAATGCATATGTCAGTGTCTAGATATAACACTTTATTGTTTAGTTCAGTGTTACAAAGTTCATTAGGTGCCTTGCTGGTTGTTCAGCACTTAACCAATTTGCCTTAATGACTGATTTGTGCTAAGTGACTGTAAACATAACATTACAACATGAGAATGGAGTGGCAATTACTGTAGCCTGAAAAAGTACAAGGTGGACAGGAATATTTCAAGTGACAGctgaaattacattaatttagCAACAACTCTGAGTAAAGACTTCAATTTATGGCTATGCTTATTGTTGAATGACTATTATGATGATTGCATTTCAATTGTTTTTACTTACCAGTTACAGTACAGTAAACTGTGACTGGATGCTCCAATAATGCCACAGAAAATAGATTTGATATTAATGAAGGAAATAGTCTCACTAGAAAATGAATTCCAGAAGAACATAATTCATGTAAGGAAGagctagaaaacaaaaaaatcagttttgttcAATACAGATTAGTGATTCCTGAAGAGTCAAAGTTATCCTGACTTCCTACCATTTCATTCCCTCTGGGAGCAGTTTGTGTTTGACTTAGATTTGAATCTTGTTTTATGTTCACCCTGACTCTtgatatatgtatttttttcttttactaccCCTTATCTCCCTCATGTTCTAGAATACGCATTGCCACTGTTGAATTCCCCAGTGCTTCCATGTCTCTCATACCCAGGACTGGGATAAAACTGGTGATTGGAAATGCTTCTCTGACAGCTGATATGAACTGGAACATAAGAACCTGGATGTTGTATGTACAGCCTCATGTTTCCTTGGATTTTTCTTGATGAAGAATATCAAAAAGCAAAGATTAGTTTGTCTTGTGATCTCCTCATGACAAAGATGCTCTTTAACAGCTGAGAGCGGAAACCCAGTAATGGATAGGTCCTCAccaccagggctgctgctgggaggcagcCCCTGCCTATTCATATGCTGAGAAGCACCTCTGCAAATAGTAAAAGATAGAAGTTCTAGCTGAATGTCCTGTCTGCCAGCTAATGACACATTTAGTAAAACAGGATTGTGGTCCAGTATAATAAAACCTTGCATATTTCGAGTGCAGCTGCACTGTTAGAAATCCTGTGCTATGCCTCCAGGCAATGCAGCTCAGAAGCTGATGGAGAAGGGACAAGGAAATGGCAATATCCTTATGGCTGTCTCCCTACATTCCCAGTTGTAGGTGATTTCAGAGAAGAGGAATCCTTCCTCATCTTTCTTCACAGCTTCCATTACTGATATTGCTAAAATGACAGAATTGCTATAGTCTGGAGATGCTGCTGTCAGGGTTGTAAGGGTGGGATGGCTGCTGAGTGAGGGCAGGAGACCTGGTAGCCGAGGCTGAGGGCACAGAAGGAGGGGCAGTGCCTTCACTAGCAAATGCAAACACTTGATCAGAGCTTGTGAGTGGCAGTGATCAGCATCAGCCACCAGGCCAGTCCATAGTGATGAGCCAAGCCAGCAAAGTACCATTGGGATTAATAAGGAATAAGACTGTACCCAGATGTACCTGCAATGTAGCTCAAGCAAAGGTGTGAGCTTCAGTGCAACTCCTAAACCAAGGGTAGAGACCCTCAATGAGGTTTTTCACAGGTGTGAACCAAGCTATGAACAGTTTGATCCAAAATTACACATCTTTGCTATGTTGGGGTTGGTCCTGAGTGGGGGTTGCCAAGCCCTTGGGGGAAGGCTGTGGGGAGGAGGTCACAGGGCCCATTGGGACACTCCAGGCCCTGGAACAGGTTTGCATGGAACATCCCCATATAGCACCAGGTGAGACTGCAGTACAGCTCTCACAGCTCTCCAGTTACCTCTGCTGTGGGAACGCCCTCTTACTAGAACCAAGTACATTAAAATAGTGAATTATATACTTTCCCATATTCTGAATTTCCCAAAATTGCTAGCATGAAAATCTGTGTAGAACACTTGATTCTTTGCAGACCCTTGgagtctatttttttctatgagCAATACAATAAAAAGTATTCAGATAAACAACTTCATCCTCAGTGGACAGCAAAGAGTCTTATTTGAGAGTTAATGAGTCTAAAATGTTCACTAGCATAGGTTTTACAgttgtttatgtatttttactttatgcAGCAGAGACAGTGGAAGAAGCACAGTGTACATTTCCAAGGTGTTTGTTACTGCAATCTTTTCAACACCCCTGGATAATTCAGGCCATACTTTGATATCACTTACCAGCTGCCGGACAACTTCTGGTGATATAGACATCAAGTTGAATGGAAAAAGTGGGTAAGTGCAAGAGATCTGTATGCATGCTGGGAGAAAACAAGTGTCAGTGAATGGCACAAAGACAACTTCACAAAATAAGACACCCAGAACTGCTTTTAGGTGTCTATAGCTGCCACAGATGAGAATCAGGGCACTAATCCTGTGTTCAAATGGCAAAGTTTGACCTTTGTTCTTTCATTTGTGCCCACTGTCACTTGTGTGGAGAACAAATACAGCAGTTTTGGTCAGATCAAACAATCCCTTGTGCTTCTTTGATACAGTTCTTTCCAAATACTGCTCTAATATTCAGCTCTAAGTAGAAGTTACATGCTTGTTTTGTACTTCTAGTCAGAATGCTATAAAAACTGGACAGAACCAGGCTGCTGTCTGTTGTGCCTCTGGTTATAAACCTGAGCAACATGATCTCATTGTTTTCTTGTACTTCTGTCACTTTCTGAATACAGCTCATATTACGTGGCTTTGTTcgtctgtttttgttgtttcttactTGCATTGGAAGTCCCTGGAAcagaatgtttgtttttgtacatATGTAATGGTGCTAATGTAAAGAATCTTTTCATAAAGATGAAACTTCATCTACCTAGTCTAACCACTGAAGTGCCTAGTGGTGAAATGACCTTTTAAGTAGTGGCCCACTTCAGAAAGCTCCTATATGTGCTAGAATATCACACTTGGAGGCCGTTAAAATTGTGTTCTGCAGAGATCTGATTTCCTGTTAATGACTGCAGTACTTGACCCGtgaattgcttttttctttctcttagcTTCCTGCATAACTTCTTTATCAAGTATCTGAAGAAACCCATTCACAGGAGTTTGGCCACTAACGTAAGCCTTTCAGATTGTGTAGGGGAGGGGTGTAAGGAGTATCACTTTCACAAGTCAGCACTGGGAGCTTGACAAAGGAAGAACTAGAAAAATAGTGGAGTCTGATTCTGGTCTGGTCAGCACAGTCATTTTGCTGGCCAGAAACACTTCGAGATAGAGTATTGAGTTCATGGCTGAGATACTGACTGATATAGGGGTAAGCTCAACCAGGGCCAGAATGCACAGTTATTTTCCTGTTCCAATGCAAATAGGTCTGTGCATGTGTACATATGCATTCTGATTATTGGGAAACTTTTTTACTCAGCAGGTAAAATGTATTGGGTAACAGATCTTGTCGTATATCACCTGATAGTATGACTTACCTAAATCTCATAGTATCAAACAAGTGAGTAGTTCTGATGGCAACCTGCCTGTCCTTGAGGAGGCAGAGCTTGAGGTGGGTGTCATTCTGCCCCAGGACAAGGATCTGTGCTGTGAGACCCATGTGGGATCTATGTCCTCATCACGCTACTTAAGGCTGTGGCTTTGTCACCCCCATCAGGCTGCTTTTAGCAACTTCTACCTGCCTTAAGGCAGGTCTGACATAAAATGGGCTTACATTGCATGGAATAGATACCATGGGGAACCAGTTGGCTGAAGAAAAGCAATCTTAGATATTTTGACAAATGTTGCAATCTATGTCACATAAGTAGACAGACTTGCTGGCACACAGATAAGAGGTGCATACAGTTCCATGCTAATCAGTCCATAACCTGAGTGTGCTTTTATACAGTCTTGTCCCAACATCAGATCTGGAATCCAGTTGATAAGTGAAGACCTTCAGTCACTGAATGGTGAGTTCCCATTgatgtgttttccttctgctttctatCTCCTATTCAATAAAACTCTGTAGTTTCCTTAACAGCAGCTGGCTAACAAAGCCTCCAGGAGCAGTATCAGACCCCACATTGTGTCAGCTCCTTTACTTAGAAGACCACAGGTGGATTAAAGGAGTGATACTTGGAcaagaaaatgacatttctgagaGTCCAAGGACTTAGGGGCTATTCTTAACTTGCAAATGTGGCATTTCTGATATCAGAAATACCACCTGCCGCTCAGAAGCTATACAGCACTGGTAAGGcagttttcccttcccttcatgCTGTGACTCTTCCTGTGCATGTAGTACTTGACAATCTGAAGCTTGCCTGGAAATTTAGGTCTTACttgacaaaagcaaaaaaacatttGAGTAGACTAAATTTACTTTTTCCCCAATGGGAAAACATTAGACAAATTTAAGAAGATACTTTGAAGAAAGCGCTAGAAGAAACATCAAGTCTGAGGTTGGAATATGTGTTAGGATGTCCCTGGTTATGTTCTTTCCTACCCACTGAAACAACATGTACCATTCTTTCAGGaactgattttgttttaatacgcaattctttctgtgtttttgtaatATTGGGTATTTTTCTTTATCTACCATCTTTACAGTCCTAATGCCAATTGATGATTTGGCTGAAATAGACTACTCCTTAAATAGCTTGCCAGCAGTATTCCGACCATACATTGAACTGGACTTAAAGGTAATTGCCTGTAGTGCTTCTGCCAATattggtggattttttttgttcttgtatgATCCTCCTTCTAAGATTGAAGATGCCTGCTGTTCTGAACACTAAAACACTAAGCACTACTGCATTTGTTAttgtaataatttttaaatagtctgttgtaaaatgaattattcaaaaaaaatccattttttaattgctgttgaCTTGGTTATAGCAAATAGTGATAAAAGTTGACTAAACAAGCtacaagaaataaagaaaggagaaaggtaTTCAAAGAAGAATTAGTCTTTATCCTTCTTTCACTGTTAACATCTGGCGTTTATTTGCTCTGTCAGTTGGGGACAACTTCTACACTTTGCACTAACTAGATGAGTGTGCTGATAGGTGAAAACAGGAATAGCAAGACTAGAAGTGGGAATTATACCTCTCCCACACTGAATGGAAAGAGAGAAGACCCTTGAAAAAGAGTGCAAGTCCAAGTCATGCTCCTGAGTTTGAAGGCCTGAAAGCTTCTTTcaactgaaggggaaaaaatctccTTATGTATTGAGACAAAAGTTAGAGTAGTTTCTGACTCTAGAATGTCTTGACTGCCATGCTGGGTAAGGTGACTTGGCTGAGGGTAGTTCTGATCATAGTATCTGAGATCCTTAATTAAGTTCAAGATGCCTTATGCTAGGTACTctaaacacagaacaaaaagacAGTCTTGTCTATTGTTTATACTTAATTTATAAGAACTTAGTgacaacaggaaaataaaagacaggAACACAACGGAACAATAAGCCAGTTTCAGTGTGGTAGAGACTGTTCTTGGCAGCAGCCACAGAATGCTTGCCAAGTTCTTCTCGGTATTCTGGTGACTAGATCTTATGTAGAGACTTGAGGCAGGCCAAAGAGGTAAAGTCATGGGTGTCTGCGAAAGCTATTATCCCACAGAAGAGACAACATGAGGAAAACATACAAAGCCAGCAGCTGGTAAATCCAGCAATTGATGGTTGACTGGGGAGGTCATAAGCAAAGAGACTCAGCACTTCACAAGCATGTTGACAGTCCTTAGAAAGTAACAGGAAACTTAGATGGGCAAGAGTTGAGGAAAATACAGACACACAGAATACATTTGAgatgaaacaaaggaaagaaaaaaaggatattaaaaaaatcttaatctgagtattttcctcattttaaattagttttacttttttgtttcatcttgATGTATTTAGAGTTATTAGATCTGTGAGCTTTGGATAGCATCATGAGTGCTGCAAAAGGCAGCAAATGTTCTTTAGGATTGTTTAACAAAACTTTTTCTCTTGTACATTTTCCCTGAACAACTTACTTCATTCTCAAAGTGCTGATTTTGACCTAGAAAGGCCTCTAATTCTAGAGATCCATCTTGTAATTAAGGCCATTGGCTAGCTCTGGACAGCAGTTCTCACGTCTAAATTCTTGGAGGTGGGGAAAGGAGAAAGTAAGGTTTTTCAATAAGAACGAGCCTTACTCATTCAATAGGTAAggccttaattttattttctgagctgGTAGACTGTCTTCAGTGGGTGATCAGCATCCCAAAAGACAGGTCTCAGATGTCATCTGTGAAGGTGTCCAATCCCTGTTGGGATTGGTCTTCACAGCCTGCTTGAAAGCACTAGGACTTCAGGGTGTACTACAAGTCCTGTGTAGTTCTTCATAAAGAACTGTTCATTTTGAACAGTTCATGCAAAAGAAATTAGCAATTAATTGTCAGCAGTCACTTTAAAGCCATGTTTCGATTTTAACTTCTATCATCTCTGAATGTATCTTTCAGGGGATAGTCCACCCAGCTGGAAACTATACTGGCCCTCCCTATGTGGCAGCTCCCTTCACCATCCCAGACCAAACGGACTCCATGCTCTACCTTGCTTTCTCCGAGTATTTCTTTCAGACTTCCTCATTTGCTTACTACACAGCAGGGGCCTTCAACAGAACCATTGCAGAAGAGGTGAGTAGGAGACAGGAACAGAGTCAGAGTAGCTCAGGTTGTTCACGGTGGTGCTTTGACCTGCCAGTAGTCAACATGAGGCAGCTTGACTGCTAATTGGGCTGTAAAGGCCTAATACAGTGGGGCCCCTCTGTGAAAGCTGTGGATTGGAGGTAGGTAGACTTGGCTAACTATTTTCCTCGAGGTTCCGTAAGTCCAAAAAACGGTAGACTGCAACCCACATCATGAAAATATTAAGCATTTGCTTTCTCAGGAAACACCTTGGTATATGTTATTGAAAATCAGTGTTAGGTACACTGGATCCCTTAAGAATGTTTTTGACAACAAAAGGTGCAAAATCAAAGATTAATTGAAATGACAGtaataatgcattaaaaaaaactgaaaatgaaggtCAAACCtggtaacatttattttcttttttattttccagacttACAGTTATTTTAATATAAGCACAGAGATATTTGGCAGTATCATCCCTGAGGTGAGTACCAGTACTTTCACAAATACTTAAGAAACTTCCCAATATGGGTGTTGAACACTGGTGTATCCCAATGGCCTTATAGCATCGGTCAGGATCTTCCACTGTGGAGGTGGATGTATGTGTGCATGATaacagcagagaagaaaggcaTTGTCAACTCTTGCCTCCCCAATAAATTGAATGACTTGTGTTGTTACCAAACTTAGCCCATGACCTTGTGCATTAATCTTTGCTCTGGACGCTATGCCAAAACTACAGCTGTTCCCACCTCAAACCAGCCCTGGGCAGGAAAAATCTTCCAGTCATGATTCTTGCTTTGAGAGATGGGGCCTCAGCTCAGAAATAGCTCCTTTCTCCTGCCAAAACTTGTGTAATTGCCTTTGCTTCACTGTTAGCCTGTGACTGAGTAGCAGAAAGCAATCCAGTAAACACCTGGGAAGGGACAGTAGTGGCCATGTGCAGGAAAGCAAGCTAACAGATGGGCAGGAAACATTACATCTATGGGAAAGACAAGGCAGGTGTACAGGGTTTCAATTTATTTCACATGGAGAAGATGAACATAAGAGGAAAGATGGTATAAGCATGCATGGCTTCTACCAGCATTCCTAGACAAAATGAGAAACCAAAAATGAGAATAAGAGACTCCGGCTCTTGAATGCCATGGGTGGATCAAATCAGTCTCACAGTTCCAAGAACTTCACATCCTTGTTTGTTTCCTGGATGATTTCAGGTTCCTTCCTCAGAAATATAAAATTGCAGGGTAATTGTCATATGGTCTTCATAAAATGCCATGAGCATTGATGCTCATTCCACCCCCTTATTCTAACTAATGAACTTGGTGAACCTACTCATTCCTTAGGCAAGGGACAGAGTGAGGCTCCTCAGGGAACAGTCCAGAGCAGGAACCTGTCTCATGAGATGGATTAATCTCGAAGTGAATTAATGACTCCTGACCGCCTTTATTGTCACTTAAATGTCACATTTATGCTCCATTCCTTTCCTGTGTTCACATACCAATTTCTTTCAAACCAgcatagagggaaaaaaagtatcCTTAGAGTGGAAGGAACTTTCTACTGCATCCCTGATTATTGATTTATCACCACAGAAgttttctgtttcctgcttACATGAAAGAATTTTGTTAGCAGCTGTTCTTAACCTCATCTCAAAGAACTACTTCAACATGATTACTTCAGGAATGAGGAATTGTAATACTCTGGCCTGTTCTACAAGCATttatctttgtttgtttgtttttgccttggAACCTTACAGGTAGCCAAATATTCAGTAACACCATATCCAGTGATGTTGAAGCTAATGGCTACTGAAACACCTCTCATCAGCTTGCAGCCCGATTCCTTTACTCTAGAGATTCAGGGGTCCATGGAGGTGTTTGCTGTTCTGCCAGACTCAACCAACCAGTCATTGTTCACAATGAACACAGTAAgtacaagaaacaaaatgacaTTTAACTCAGGCTAAATACTTCCTTCCAAGttctttccttctgttaaaACTCTGTATAAGAAACCAAGTAATAGatctttattatttaaacatgCAAATTCCCTTTAGTCACAGATGGTGTTGTATGACCACACTAACCTACAGGAAATTTTTGTGGGGATGAACTTTTTCCTGTAgacaaatgaaaatagaaataaatagtgATTATGAATAaccaaatatttcttcttttagaaTGATTGTTCTACAAGCATGAACAGTCATGTCTCATGGCACTCTGTTCATTTAtctgaaaatgattttgattAGTGAAATCTCATTACCCACTTCAGCACTTGTCAGTGCCATTCAGACAAGCAGAAACTTACTGCATGCAACCTCGCATGGGCCACTGACTAGAGAGAAGCTCCACCTATGTGAAACACTTCTGTGTACAACCAGGAAAATGATGTTTCTGCGTTTGTGATGAATTTCCATCAAGAGTTCCATTTTCTATGTCTGGCAacccatgtttttttttttcttctgcagacaGCCAACACCAGCATTGCTCTGAATATATTCAACCAGAAACTGATGGGCTCACTCTGTCTGAACAGGTAATTCAACACGGGCAGGATGGCCTGAGCCTGTTCAGAAAATAGTGCTAGCAATCTCAACATTAGCAGTTTAGACACATGACCAGATAACCAGAACTTAATGAATGTAGTTCCCTAGTGAGTTCTGCTGTAGGAACTCCATCAGGAGAAAGGTTTgcacttctgtatttttcttcatgcttgTGATAGGTTAAAGATCTGTTGCTGCTCTTGAATCCTTGATAACCTTCTTCACTTAACTGAGCTGGACAGACTTCTCAACCTTAGGCAATGTGATTGCTATGACTAGAGCAAATAATGAATGTAAAAAGCTAGTCATTCTAGAGAGCTGGTTTAGTCTAAAATCACTTGCACAGAGTTTTAAGATCTAGCTGGGATTCTCTACTTCTCTGTGTGGCTGTACTTATACAGCCTAGAGCACTCAGGAAGATTCTCTGTGACAATTGCCGTGGTCCCCAGGAGACTGCTCACCAGCTGTGGATTGATGCAGGACCTATAGTAGTTTCATTGAATTTCTCTGCTCCTGACATTTTCTGTTGCCTCTGAGCTAGATAAATGAAGTGTGCAAGGTAGTTATGATGACCATGAAACATTTGAGAGCTTCCTTCGTCCTCTTCCAGCTAGTAAGATGCAATTGCTTTATAGCTCACCTgtgcagaggggtccaggacaCAGAAAAGAACCTGGAACCCTGCAGTTTCCTCTACATTCTCATATTCTATATTCTCAtagcagagatgctccagctCAGGCACTGCAATTCCCAAGCTTCAGAAAGCCAGAGATGGCTTGGGTGCTTAAAAATCTAGTGTCTCATTTTACAGAGAGAAGTTTTATATACCACAACCTCATAACTGGGAATTGGGACCcttatttcacaaaaaaaaaaaaaaaaatcctttggggAAGATAGTTATAGTGTTATAAATATGCAGATTCTCCCAAGACACAGATGTTAGGAATGTAAGGATAATAGTGTCATTAGTATATCTTTTTCAGCAAtattcaggtaaaaaaaaaatctgaaatgtgcTGGAAACTGGCCATGAAAGCTAGAATGCTGGTGCTGTGGAAACCTAGAAATCTTAACTATTTGGATACATGACTCTGTactgaataaatatttgaatCTGGAAGAATAGACATTAGCAACgtagccagcagcagcagcaccgtgcTGTGAAAAGTTATTCTTCCAATCCCTAGAAAGGTTCATATCATAATATTATATTGATGTACATAAATCCTTGCAAAAGATCTGAGAACCTGCAAGTCTTTAATGCTGGCCTTGGTAAAGTCAATAACCAGCAGGATTTCCAAACCACAACACAGGGAGAACGTACACACATCCCTGGCTACAGCCCTTCTAGGGTGTTCTTTCTGTATGCATGCTCAACAATGCCCTAAGAAAACCacatctttctctttcctgatgAGGCAGTATGTGCTGTGTAAAATGTATTGCTTCAAAAGTCTCTTTACAGATGCTTCATAAGGCCTAGAGCTCTAAAGCAGTGACTGTTCATCTAGAATAATATGTGTTTGTCCTTTCTAGTGACTCatctttttttcacttctttccctCAGGCTCCAGTTCTCCCTAACCCATTCCAATGTTGGTTTTTTTGAGGTAAGCAGACAGTTTAAGCACATAGGAAATGCAAACCAGGAATATCAATGATATCAAGGCTAAAGAGTAAGCAGTTAATTCCATCTATATTTCTAAACCATTTGGCTTCATTCCTGGACAGCTTTTTTCCCGCCTTCTGGCTGCCACCTCTATGCtgttgatttaattttttttaaaaaagtactcCTTTGGGGCAAGTTAGTCTTCTGAAAAAAGATATATTCTGAAGTTCCCCTGACTGGTATATCATATTTTATCAGCAAGCTGAAAGATCACTAACCACAGCCCTGTAACACAGCAGTAATCTGAACTGTAGCAGTAGAGGGAGCAGTGTGCTGCTGTCTAAGCAATCATGTGCATGACTGATGCAGAGGCATTCCATGTGTTGTGATGTGCACTCATCAGAGATGCTCAGAACTACAATATGGAATGGGAGTCAAAATGCTATTCTCAGATGCCTGTAACTCTGCTGTTGCAGCGTTCCAGGGAAAAAACCTGCCTCCAGAGTCATTTAATTCTGAATACAATTACTCAGTTCTGAGCAGGTGAGGAGAAAAGAGTAAAACTACTTTAGTCCTGCTTTGCTAATGGTGTGAATTGTTTCACAAGTAAAGGAAGTAGACTGCTTTAAATGAAAACGTTGTCCAAGCATGACGAGAGCTATTTGCAATTTGCATCTCACTTCCTTTGCATCTCTTTGAAGGCATGAGATCTTTCTGGGCTAAATGAGAGCCaaaagctgaatgtgagcctATAGTCCTCATTCAGGATGAGAGTATGATGATTCTACTCTTATCAGAAAGTGATGTTTAACTGAGCTTTCTTTGTGACAGGTCTCGCTTCTGGAGAACATCTTGTCCTACATCTTACAGACAGAAGTAATTCCATCAGCTAATGGTAAGGCTATGTTTCTAAGCATCAGCTAAAACCTTCCA encodes the following:
- the LOC101789816 gene encoding BPI fold-containing family C protein; the protein is MKACCSLLLLGLVCVQLKANPGVKVRLTQKGLEYAKEVGLEILKQNMEKERFPDLTGYEKFGLGNVKYNISRIRIATVEFPSASMSLIPRTGIKLVIGNASLTADMNWNIRTWMFRDSGRSTVYISKVFVTAIFSTPLDNSGHTLISLTSCRTTSGDIDIKLNGKSGFLHNFFIKYLKKPIHRSLATNSCPNIRSGIQLISEDLQSLNVLMPIDDLAEIDYSLNSLPAVFRPYIELDLKGIVHPAGNYTGPPYVAAPFTIPDQTDSMLYLAFSEYFFQTSSFAYYTAGAFNRTIAEETYSYFNISTEIFGSIIPEVAKYSVTPYPVMLKLMATETPLISLQPDSFTLEIQGSMEVFAVLPDSTNQSLFTMNTTANTSIALNIFNQKLMGSLCLNRLQFSLTHSNVGFFEVSLLENILSYILQTEVIPSANAKLSKGFPLPNLANITLTRPRIAIVQGYVLISADVHYNH